Within the Ignavibacteria bacterium genome, the region CCGCCTGGCTCAGAAGGAAAGTGAATCAGAGGCTATGTAAATACAGCCCTTACGACTGTATTTCTTAGTCCCTGCAAATGAATTTCATGCCCCTTTTAATGAAGGGACATATCAAATAACGCAGTTTAATTATGGAGGAGATATGTCTAAAGAAGTAGTTGAAGGCTTGAAGCCCGAAGCTCTGTGGCAAAGGTTTTATGAAATTACACAGGTCCCGCGTCCATCCAAAATGGAAGGAAAAATAAGGGAGTATTTAAGAAATTTTGCGCGCCTTAATAACCTTCCTATTAAGGAAGATGAAGTTGGCAACATTCTTATTTCTGCTCCCGCAACGCCGGGTTTTGAAAATGCAGCTGCAGTTGTTCTGCAGGGACATGTGGATATGGTCTGCGAAAAAAATAAGGGGACTGATATCAATTTTGAAACAGACCCCCTTAAACTTGAACGCCAGGGCGACTGGATTAAGGCCCAGGGTACTACTCTCGGCAGCGATAACGGCATCGGCGTTGCCGCGGCACTGGCCGCACTTACGGATAAAGAAATTACTCACGGCCCCCTCGAAGCCCTTTTTACTATTGACGAGGAAACAGGTCTTACCGGAGCCAATAACCTTCAGCCTGGATTCGTTACAGCAAAAACCCTGCTTAACCTCGATAGCGAGGAAGACGGCGCGTTCTATGTGGGCTGCTCCGGCGGCCTGGATACACAGGGAACATTTTCTGTCGACTATACCGGTAAGGTGGAAGGCTTTAACTCTTACAGCCTTTTGATATCCGGACTTAAAGGCGGGCACTCAGGCATGGATATAAGTACCGGACGCGCCAACGCAATTAAGGTTATGGGCCGCGTGCTTAAGGCTCTGGAATCAACAGGTCTCATGCTCTCAAGCCTCGAAGGCGGAAGCAAAAGAAACGCAATCCCAAGGGAATCTGAAGCTACAGTCCTCATTAAGCCTTCAAAAGAAAAGAAGGTCAACGAAATTATCCGCTCCCTGGAAGCTGAACTTCAGAATGAGTTTAAGACAACTGACGGCGGACTTAAAATTGAACTTACTAAAATTGAGGGTCAAACCCCGAAGGCATTCAGCAAAAAATTCCAGAAGAGGCTTGTTAACGCCATACTGGCTCTGCCGCACGGAGTTATTGCCATGAGCGCCGACATACCGGGACTTGTTGAGACTTCTACTAACCTTGCAACCATTAACATGAATGATGGCACACTCGTAATCGGAACCAGCCAGAGAAGCTCAATTGAAAGCTCTAAACGCTATGTGGCCCATATGGTGGAATCTGTCCTCGACCTTGCAGGCGCCGAAATTCACCAGGGCGACGGCTACCCGGGCTGGAAACCAAATATGGAATCTGAGGCTCTGCAGACATCAAAGAAAATCTTTGAGGCTCTCTTTAACTCGGAACCTGAGGTTAAGGCAATCCACGCCGGCCTCGAATGCGGTATCCTCGGCGATAAATATCCCGGCCTCGATATGATTTCTTTCGGACCCACAATCCAGGGCGCCCATTCGCCGGATGAAAGGGTGAACATCCCTACTGTAGAACGTTTCTATAAGCTTCTCTCAGGCATTCTGGCCGAATACGCTGTCCGGAAAAGCTAGTGCTTTTATTTAATAAGCCGCATGATTTTTCCACATGCGGCTTTTTTTTCTTATGCAAAATAAATTATATTTACGCATATATTTTATGTAATTAAATAAATCACAACATGAAAAAAGAACTTAAACTCTACAATGTCCCGCGCATTGAATCAGTTCAGGAAATGATCCTTCAGAGCGCTCGCAAATATGAAAATAAACTTGCTCTTGAAGACATCAGTAACACGCCGGTTTCAAGGCTGACTTACGGCGAGCTGCTTGAAAAAATCTTAAGGTTCGGAAGCGCGCTTAAGAAAATGGGCATCAAAGAACGCTCACACATCGCCGTCATAAGCGAAAACCGCTTGCAGTGGGCTCTTTCTTACCTTACCTGCGCCTGCTTTAACTATATAGTCGTCCCCATTGACCGTAACCTCAAGACAAACGAAATCCTTAACATTATTCACGAGTCGGATACTGAAGTTATAATTTTCTCGGACAGCTTCTCGCAGATGCTTTCGGAAAAGAAACAGATGATGAAAAAGCTGAAATTCTTTATCTCCATGGATTCGGCTTCTGAGGAAAACGGGTTCTTGTTCATGAGGGACCTGATAGACCGCGAGAACCCGGCACCGGTTCAGGACCTGCCGAAGGTTGATCCCAATGAACTCTTTGAAATTATTTTTACTTCCGGAAGCCTGGGACGCGCTAAGGGCGTTATGCTGAGCCAGAAAAACCTGGCCTCAAACCTGGTGGATATGGTAAGCATGCTCTTCATGTACCCTGAGGATAGATTCCTTTCCGTCCTCCCGATGCACCACACTTATGAATGCACCTGCGGTATGCTTTGCCCCCTCTACTGCGGATGCTCCGTGCACTATGCAAGAAGCCTTAAGACTGTAGTTGACGATATTCAGAAAGTAAAAGCCACAATGCTCCTTGGCGTACCGCTCCTTTTTGACAAAATGTTTAAGAAGATCTATAAGTCAATAAACGAAAAGAAGCTTACTTCGGTAATGATAAAGCCTATGATCGTGGCTACCGATATTCTGGAGAAAGTGGGCTGGAAGAATTCAAAGAAAAAAATATTTGCTGAAATTCACCAGAAGTTCGGCGGCGCTATAAGAATTTTTATCGCCGGCGGTGCCGCCCCCGACCCTGAGGTCGCAAAAGGCTTAAGAGAATTCGGGTTTAATTTCCTGCAGGGCTATGGCCTTACAGAAACTTCCCCCATAGTGGCACTCAATCAGCTGGATAATTTTAAAGACGACGCCGCGGGCTTTGTTCTTCCGGGCATTGATGTCAGGATCTGCTCTCCCGACAGCGAGGGTAACGGCGAGATCTGGGCCAAAGGCCCCAACGTTATGCTCGGATACTACAATAACGAAAAAGCCACTCAGGACACGTTTGAGGACGGATACTTCAAGACAGGCGACATCGGCCGCTTTGACGAGGACGGATTCCTGCATATAAGCGGCAGAAAGAAAAACGTCATTATTTCCAAAAACGGCAAAAATGTTTTCCCCGAGGAAATTGAAGACATATTAAACCGCAGCCCCTTTGTATCCGAATGCTTTGTCTATGGCGAAGAGGATGCAAAAGAAACTGAAATTATTGCAGCCCAGATAGTTGTCGATGCCGAAGCCTTCATTGAGCTTTCAGAACAAAAGGACGTGAAAATTACCAATGAGATGATGAATGAGGTAATGGCACAGGAAATTGAAAAGGTCAATAAACAGCTTCCTTCCTTCAAGAAAATTAAAAAGTTCTATATCAGGGAAACTGAATTCGAAAAGACCACAACCCAGAAGATCAAACGCTACCTGGTCAACAAAAACGAATAAACAAATATTCTCCGTAGAGGGGCGGGCGGCGCTCGCCATTTTCAGCTGAAAATGGCCGGAAAATTTTTATATTAAAGTAAAGTGCTTCTTAGCGGTAAGTAGATTTACATAAATGGAAAATACTCTCAAGCATATTAATAGTCTGGTAAATGAAGGCATCATTCTTAAGTATGCCATTGGCGGTGGTATAGCAAGTCTGTATTACCTTGAGGCAACAGTTACTTTTGATCTTGATGTAATGGTCATTCTTTCTGTAGATGAAAATTCTCTTTGGCCGCTTAAGGAGTTATATGAATGGGCCCGAAAGCACGGTTTCCCTGAAAAGGAAGAACATATTGTTATTGACAATATTCCCGTTCAGTTTTTGCCGGCATATAACGATCTGGTAAAAGAGGCTGTTGAAAATGCTAAAAAAGTAGTAATTCAGAATGCTGAAACCTACATTATTACTCCGGAATATCTGATTGCCATAATGCTTCAGACTGGGAGGGGGAAGGATAAGTTTAGGGTTCAGCAGTTCTTTGATGAAGTTGCTATAGATAAAAATTTGTTAAATCAGGTATTGGAAAAATACTCACTAAAGAGTAAATTAGATTCAGTGCTAAAAAACGACTAAGAAAATGATAAGTCAGACAATTACCCATATTTTTGAGAGCAAGAAAGCTTTTCACAGAGAAAGGGCGCAGGCCCCTTTTGAAGAAAAACTTAAGCAGCTTGTTGAGCTTCAGAAATTAGCCCTGGAAATGAAAAAAGCCAGTGGAAGGCCCATCAAATCTTACGAAACTGTCTGGCCCATTTAAAGGGTAATATTTATATTTTGTCCGAATAAAGCCCCGTAAGACGGGGCTTTATAATTACTAT harbors:
- a CDS encoding aminoacyl-histidine dipeptidase; the encoded protein is MSKEVVEGLKPEALWQRFYEITQVPRPSKMEGKIREYLRNFARLNNLPIKEDEVGNILISAPATPGFENAAAVVLQGHVDMVCEKNKGTDINFETDPLKLERQGDWIKAQGTTLGSDNGIGVAAALAALTDKEITHGPLEALFTIDEETGLTGANNLQPGFVTAKTLLNLDSEEDGAFYVGCSGGLDTQGTFSVDYTGKVEGFNSYSLLISGLKGGHSGMDISTGRANAIKVMGRVLKALESTGLMLSSLEGGSKRNAIPRESEATVLIKPSKEKKVNEIIRSLEAELQNEFKTTDGGLKIELTKIEGQTPKAFSKKFQKRLVNAILALPHGVIAMSADIPGLVETSTNLATINMNDGTLVIGTSQRSSIESSKRYVAHMVESVLDLAGAEIHQGDGYPGWKPNMESEALQTSKKIFEALFNSEPEVKAIHAGLECGILGDKYPGLDMISFGPTIQGAHSPDERVNIPTVERFYKLLSGILAEYAVRKS
- a CDS encoding AMP-binding protein: MKKELKLYNVPRIESVQEMILQSARKYENKLALEDISNTPVSRLTYGELLEKILRFGSALKKMGIKERSHIAVISENRLQWALSYLTCACFNYIVVPIDRNLKTNEILNIIHESDTEVIIFSDSFSQMLSEKKQMMKKLKFFISMDSASEENGFLFMRDLIDRENPAPVQDLPKVDPNELFEIIFTSGSLGRAKGVMLSQKNLASNLVDMVSMLFMYPEDRFLSVLPMHHTYECTCGMLCPLYCGCSVHYARSLKTVVDDIQKVKATMLLGVPLLFDKMFKKIYKSINEKKLTSVMIKPMIVATDILEKVGWKNSKKKIFAEIHQKFGGAIRIFIAGGAAPDPEVAKGLREFGFNFLQGYGLTETSPIVALNQLDNFKDDAAGFVLPGIDVRICSPDSEGNGEIWAKGPNVMLGYYNNEKATQDTFEDGYFKTGDIGRFDEDGFLHISGRKKNVIISKNGKNVFPEEIEDILNRSPFVSECFVYGEEDAKETEIIAAQIVVDAEAFIELSEQKDVKITNEMMNEVMAQEIEKVNKQLPSFKKIKKFYIRETEFEKTTTQKIKRYLVNKNE